GCATGCTGCGGTCTTCAAACCCCAGCGGAATTACTCCCAAGATAGTATTGGGATACTTGACCGCAATCCTTTTATTGGTGACCAGAATGGTGGTACGGAGCCAAAAAAGGATGAGGTTGGGCCGAAATGACCGGCGGTACAAGCCTTTCTCACCTGGCGTTAGGTGAATGTTATTACCAGACATAATAACCTCCTAATAGGTAGCCCGAGCTGGAAACGGGCTCAACATTACCTAGGAGGCTGGGACCCACCTGAAAAAGTGGGGAATGCTCCCTAAACATTAGAGCTGTCAGCGCCCACTTTGGCAGAGTTTGGAGCTAGACCCCTTCCGCGGTCCCATGGCGCGACACCAGGCGTACCCGACAGGGTTTGGCAACGGCGTTGACGTGGGCGTCGTTAGTAAGCGAACCGTGCCGCCGCCACCGTGCGTGCTACAGGACCCCAAGGAGGGTCGCCCGGTACATGTTCCAAATGGTCTACCTAACGCGCTCGGGTGGTCTCCGAAACTGGGCGGGGTTATTCAACAGGATCCGTATATAGATCTGTGCAGTACTGAAGCCGTACTACCTTCTAAGGAGAAGACAGTGAGCGATTTCTGGAGTGATATCCCGGAACAGAAGTCTCATCACACAGAAGGTATTGTTCCGCAAGAAGACTCATTTGATTTTGAGGAGACAACAAAAGGCAGCAACGTCAAGGGCATACTCATCACGCTTGTGGTCCTCGCCCTCGTCGCCGGTGGCGGCTACTTTTTCTACACCACCTATAACGCGGATGAGAGCACTGCTACCAGCGCAGAGCCCACCAGCGAGGAGTTCACTGAGTACATCCCCGCCCCACAGACTGCCCCACAGACCGCCACCCAGACTGCCACGCAGACTGTCACTGTCACCGCGCAGCGCCCGGACAGTGAGCACCCCGAGCGCTACCAGCGCGGCGACGCGGACAGCAACCCGCGGGACTACTCCACAACCTCCGTGTGCGATGGCCGCGGCGTGCTCATTGTCAATTCCATCTACGGCGACAGCCCCACCTTCAACGAAGAGGTTGCTCAGACTCGGTCCCAATATCCCGGCGTGGAAATCCTTGCGCCGGGCACGTGCCCCTCTTTGCGGGCCCGCCACAATGGTTCCCCGGTCTACGCCGCCGTCATCGACTACGGCCACGATATTGCAGCACTCTGCGCCGCCGAGGTCCCCGGCGAGCTCAACGCCCGACTCCTCAACAACGACAGCTCTTATTCTTCTCCCTGCTGATGCCCCCCGCGAACACTTTGCTTATCGACGACCTCCTGGGCCACCGTCAGCACGCCAACCCTGCGGGCACATCGATCGGTCCCCACGGACAGTTCCCCGTTGGCACCGGCAGGGCCGAACAGGGTGATCTTCACCTCTACGTCTGGCGGCAGTCAGGCGCCTGGCTGATCTCCAATGCCAGCGCGCATTCCAGCGTGGCGTTCCAGAGCATCGACGCTCACACCCACACGCGGATCTACCTGCCGCACGGCGCGACGTGCCACGTTCTTCCCGGCAAATCCTGTTGCGCGTTCCGCACCACAGACGGCGAGGGGGAGTTTCATCTCCTCACTGCCCCCGTGGATACGCCGGCGGTGACCTCCCCGGCACCCGCCCCTGATGCTGCCTGCTACACCCCTAATGAGGACCAACGCCTGATGCTGCGCGCCCTCGTGCGGCCCCTGCTTGAGCGCCCGGCGGCTGGCCTCGCGCGCGTTCCGGACGTGCGCGCACTTGCCACAGAGTTGGGGTGGACCATAAAGAAGACCAACGGGAAAATCGATTACCTGAGCAACCAGCTGGCCAAATTGGGGCAGGCGGAATTTCATTCTCCCCAGGGAAGCACGGTCTCCCGGCGCATCTTGCTTGCGTATTTTGCCCTTGACCACCCAGAAATGTGGCGCTAAGCCCCTACTAACCTGGCCATACCTGAAGTCCGCCTTGGTTTAGCGGCACCGTGGCAACGCTTTAGAGTAGGGGAGAAAACATCCAGACGATCCCCGTTTTAGGCGCCATGCACCCAGAAGCTCTGCCCGACTTGCCCACCACCACGACGCTGGTGCTGGGCTTCCTGGGCGTGGTGCTGTCCCTGCCCGCCTGGGCGCTGTTTGCGCGTGGCGCGTGGCGCATCTGGCGGCTGATCTCCTCCGGTGCCGCCAGTCCTGGGCGCTTCACACATCCTGTCCGGCGTGTGGCGCTGATGCTCCTGGAGGTCTTTGGCCACACTGGCATGTTTGCCAAACCCGCCGTGGCTATTGCGCACTGGTGTGTGATGGTGGGTTTCCTTTTCGGCTCGATCGTCTGGTTTGAGGCCTACATCCAAACCTTCAACCCTGCGGGCGGCTGGCCCTGGGTCTCTCAGCTGGGCGCTTATCATCTGGCCGAGGAGATCCTGGCCGTGGTCACCGTGGTGGGTATTTGCCTGCTCATCGTGGTGCGGCTGCGCGCAGGTCACCGCCAGCGCTCGAGCCGTTTCTCCGGGTCGAACGCCACCGCGGCCCGGATCATTGAGGCCATCGTGTTTACTGAGGGCGCCGGGATGCTGCTGGTCAAGGCCTCAAAGATCGCTACTTTTGGCCACGGCAGCCCCTGGACCGATCCGGTGAGCATGCAGCTGGCCCGCCTGCTTCCCGCCAGCCCCACCCTGGTCAGTTGCTTCGCGTTGCTCAAGCTGCTGGTGGGCATGGTCTTCCTGATTATGGTGGGCCACAACCTCAATTGGGGGGTGGCCTGGCACCGCTTCCTCGCATTTTTTACCATCACGCTCAAGCGCTCTGACCGGGGGCAGAAGTCCCTGGGCCCGCTGCCTCCCATGCGCAACGCGGCGGGGGACGCGCTGACGCTGGAGACGGTTGCAGACAGTGACACTCTGGGCGTCGGCACGCTAACGGATGCGCCCTGGAAGATGCTGCTCGACTCCGTGACCTGCACGGAGTGCGGCCGCTGCCAGGAGCTGTGCCCCGCGTGGAACACGGGCAAGCCGCTGTCGCCGAAGCTGCTGATGACGTCGCTTCGCGACGTCGCCCTCGACAACGAGCGCTACCTGCGCGACCCCGCACTCTTCGCCGCCGACACCAGCGAGGCCGGCGTGGACGTCCTGGGGCTCGTCGGCGCCGGCAAGGCCATTGAGCCGGACGTGCTGTGGGCCTGCACCAACTGCGGGGCCTGCGTAGACCAATGCCCCGTGGACATCGAACACATCGACCACGTGGCCAACCTCCGCCGCTTCGAGGTCCTGTCCGCATCACAATTCCCCACCGAACTCGGCGGCCTGTTTAAAAACCTGGAGGTCAAAGGCAACCCCTGGGGCCGAAACTCGGCCGAGCGCGCCACCTGGATCGAGGAGGCCCGCCGCGACGGCATTGAGGTGCCCGTCTTCGGCGAAGACATCACCGACTTCACCGACACCGAATATCTCTTCTGGGTCGGCTGCGCCGGCGCTTTCGACGACGCCGGGCGCGCCACCACCCGCGCCGTAGTGGAACTACTCCACACAGCGGGCGTGAAATTCGCCGTCCTTTCCAAAGGCGAAACCTGTACCGGCGATCCCGCCCGGCGCGCGGGCAACGAATTCCTTTTCCAAATGCTCGCCGCGCAAAACATCGAAACGCTCGACGGGGTTTTCGAAGGCGTTCCCCAAGGGCAACGCAAAATCATTACCACCTGCCCCCACTGCTTTAATACCCTGCGCAACGAATACCCCGATTTTGACGGCCACTTTGACGTCTTCCACCACACCCAACTTCTCAACCGGCTCGTGCGCGAAGGCCTCCTCACCCCCGTGCCGCGTGGCCCGGAAAACCGCCAACCCGTCACCTACCACGACCCCTGCTTCCTCGGCCGCCACAACAAAATCTTCGACCCGCCACGAGAATTGCTCGGCGCCACCGGCATCGACCTCATCGAAATGGATCGCACCAAAAATGAGGCCTTCTGTTGCGGCGCCGGCGGGGCACGCATGTTCATGGAAGAAAAAACCGGCCAGCGGATCAACGAATTCCGCAGCCAACAAGCCCTCGACACCGGCGCCACCACCGTCGCCGTGGGCTGCCCCTTCTGCAACACAATGATGACAGGCGGCATCAAAAACCTCACCGACACCCCCGCACAGCGCCCCGCTGTCCGCGACGTCGCCACCATGCTGCGCGACTCCATACTTATCGACGGCGCTCTTCCCACACCCCGCACTAAAACCTTCCTCGAGCTGCCCATCCGCCCCGCCACGCACACCGCCAACACCAGCCCAACCACGCCACCCCGCGACGAGCCGACAACCCCCGACTCCGGAAACGCCGGCCAAGCTACGCGGGATGCCGAAGCCGCCCCCGCACCCGGCGGTGCAGTGCCGACGCCTGGCGGGGCTGTGCCGACACCCGGCGGGGCTGTGCCGACACCCGGCGGGGCTGTACCGACACCCGGTGGCGCAGTGCCGACACCCGGTGGTGCTGTGCCGACACCCGGTGGTGCTGTGCCGACACCCGGTGGTGCTGTGCCGACACCCGGTGGTGCTGTGCCGACGCCCGGCAACGCTGTTCCCAAGCCTGGCGGTGCTGTGCCGACACCCGGTAGTGCGGTGCCGACGCCCGGCAACGCTGTTCCCAAGCCTGGCGGTGCCGTTCCCAAACCTGGCGGTGCCGTACCAACACCTGGCGGTGCCGTACCAACACCTGGCAGTGCCGTACCAACACCTGGCAGCGCTGTACCAACACCCGGCAGCGCTGTACCAACACCCGGCAGCGCTGTACCAACACCCGGCAGCGCAGTACCGACACCAGGCAACGCCGTTCCCAAACCTGGCGGTGCCGTACCAACACCTGGCGGTGCCGTACCAACACCCGGCAGCGCTGTACCAACACCCGGCAGCGCAGTACCGACACCCGGCAACGCCGTTCCCAAACCAGGCGGAGCTGTACCAACACCCGGCAACGCGGTGCCAACACCCGGCAATGCGGTACCGACGCCTGGTAGTGCGGTGCCAACGCCAGGCGGTGCTGTACCAAAACCAGGCAGCGCCGTACCGACGCCTGGCAGCGCCGTACCGACGCCTGGCAGCGCTGTTCCTAAACCAGGCAGCGCTGTACCAACACCAGGCAGCGCAGTACCGACACCCGGCAACGCCGTTCCCAAACCAGGCGGAGCTGTACCAACACCCGGCAACGCGGTGCCAACACCCGGCAATGCGGTACCGACGCCTGGCAGCGCCGTACCGACGCCTGGCAGCGCTGTTCCTAAACCAGGCAGCGCCGTACCGACGCCTGGCAGCGCTGTTCCTAAACCAGGCAGCGCTGTACCAACACCAGGCAGCGCAGTACCGACACCCGGCAACGCCGTTCCCAAACCAGGCGGAGCTGTACCAACACCCGGCAACGCGGTGCCAACACCCGGCAATGCGGTACCGACGCCTGGTAGTGCGGTGCCAACGCCAGGCGGTGCTGTACCAAAACCAGGCAGCGCCGTACCGACGCCTGGCAGCGCCGTACCGACGCCTGGCAGCGCTGTTCCTAAACCAGGCAGCGCCGTACCAAAACCAGGCAACGCCGTACCAAAACCAGGCAACGCCGTACCGAAACCGCCGATGCCGCCCGCCTGACAGTCGCAATGTCTGCATCGATTTTTTCGGCGCAGCATTTCCGCAGGTCAGAATTTAGTTTCCGCGGCAGGTTACGACATGTTCGAATACCAGCCGACCGCGCACCGGCTGTGCCGCATATCGACGCCGCCCCGGAGCACCGCGCGCCACGTAACGCACGGCACCGCAGACACCAGGTTGTCCGATGTCTGCATCGATTTTTTCGGCGCTGCGTTTCCGCAGGTCAGAAATTACTTGACGCGGCAGGTTACGACATCGCCACCCCCACCGTCGCGGAGTGCGTACATTACTGTCGCGGCGGGCGCGGGATCATTAGCATGGGGCGCATGGACCGCCCTGCTTTTGCCTCTCGCCCGCAGCCAGCGCACGATGTTGGCATCCTGCTGAGCGATGCCGAACGCGCCAACGCCATGAGCGCCCTGGGGCACGCGTTTTCGCAGGGGCGGCTGACCATCGATGAATATGATTCCCGATGCCAGAAGATTGCGCAGGCGCGCACCCGCGGGGACGTCGAGAAGCATTTTGTGGACCTGCCGGAAGATTGGCGCCGGGTGGCCACCGCTTCTTCGGCGGTGAGTCGGCTGTATACGGCGGAGGAGATTACGCAGGCCCGGCAGCGCGGATCGCACCCGCGGCTGGCGCTGATGCTGCTGACGTCGATTGGGGCGCTGGGGGCGATGATTGCTAGCAACCAGCCGCTGGTTTTGCTCATTATTCCGGCGCTGTGGGTCATTCTTTATGTTGCAAAGATTGGGCCTGCGCAGTGGCATGCACCCAGCGAATCGGCAATTCGGCGCGAGCAGGCGCGCCGCATTCGCGCGGAGACGAATCTGCGTCTTGAGCGTGATCGCGCCCAGCGCAAGGAAATCCGCAACGAATTGACTAATCGGCTGTACGGCTACACCCAGGAATTGCTGGACCGGCGGGGCAAGTAAATCGGCGCGTCGATAAACTAGCACGGTGACTAATGACATCGTGACCACCCTGGCCGAAGAGGGCGTCAACTCCGATTCGCTTGTCTGGTTCGCCTGGATTATGGCCGTTGCTGTGCTCGCGCCGCTGCTGTCTCACCTCACATTCAACCGGGTGCCTGCCGTGGTGTTCCTGCTCATCGGCGGCATGGCCATCGGCCCCACCGGGTGGGAATTGGCGGACAACGGCCCCAGCATCCATATGCTGTCCGAGCTCGGTTTGGGCTTTTTGTTCCTGCTCGCGGGGTTTGAGATTAACCCTTCCGATTTGCGCAGTAGGCAGGGCCGCCGCGGCTGGGTCACCTGGCTGTGCTGCCTGGCCGCCAGTTTCCTTGGCGCGTGGGTGATCACCGGTTTCGACGACCCCGGAACGTCCACCGTCCTGGCCATCGCGGTGACGTCGACGGCCCTGGGCACCCTCATGCCCATTCTCAAGCAGCGCGGGCTCATTGGTACCAAGCTTGGCGACGCCGTCATGGTCCACGGTGCCATCGGCGAGCTGGGTCCCGTGCTCGCCATCGCGCTGCTGCTCAGCGCGCGCTCCACGTGGGCATCGCTGGTCATCCTCGTGCTGTTCTACGCCATCGCGCTGGGCATCGCGTTGACGCCAAAGGCGGTGTCTTTCCTGCTGCCCTGGACCAAGCGGGCCATGCAGGAAAACGCCGGGGCCACCAACCAGTCCGTTATTCGCCTGGTCACCCTGGTGCTGGGCACGCTCATGGCGGTGGCGGCGGTCTTTGAATTGGACGTGGTGCTCGGCGCATTTGCTGCCGGGTTCATCGCCCGTGCACTCGTGCCGGAAGACCTGCGCGAGATGTTTGAATTTGGGCTCAATATCGTGGGCTACGGTGTGTTTATTCCGGTGTTCTTTGTCACCTCCGGAATGAAGGTCAACCTGGATGTTGTGCGCGAGAATCCGGCCCTTCTGGCGTGGATGCTGCCGCTGATTCTGCTCACCCGCGGTTTGCCGGTGTTCCTCCGGGAGCTGTCCAGCAAGGCCGGTTCGGGGCTAACCACCTGGTCGGAGCGGATCCAGCTGGGGCTGTATTCCGCCACCGGCCTGCCGATCATTGTGGCGGTAACCTCCGTGGCCACGGAGTCGAACCTGCTGAGCGAGAAGACGGCGTCGCTGCTCGTCGCGGGTGGCGCGCTGACGGTGTTGGTCTTCCCGCTGGCGGCGTCGCTGCTGCCTAATCCGCCCAGCCAGTCCGGCGAGGCGGGCACGGCCGACCAGGCCCAGGGCCAGGCAGCCCACGCTCAAGACCAGCCGCAGGGGGACCCGCAGGATGGCGCCCAGGGTGCGGCGGGGGGCGTCGCAAAGCGGGATGGTCAGGCGGGCGCGCAGAAGCGGCGACCGCGGGTGATATGAGGCGCGGCGGAGCGGTCTGCTACCTTCAACGTTTAATGACTACCGTTTTCAATTAGCCATCGTGGGGTGACCTCGCCCCCAAAGTGGCAACATAGAGGCCATGACTGACCAGACCCCACAGACCGAACCGCCCGCCTTCCCGGCACCCTCCGAACCGCCGAGCGCCGCCGCCCCCCGGCCGCGCCGCCGCCCGCGCCGCACCTTTGACCAGTCAGAGAAGATGAAAAAC
Above is a genomic segment from Corynebacterium uberis containing:
- a CDS encoding cation:proton antiporter is translated as MAVAVLAPLLSHLTFNRVPAVVFLLIGGMAIGPTGWELADNGPSIHMLSELGLGFLFLLAGFEINPSDLRSRQGRRGWVTWLCCLAASFLGAWVITGFDDPGTSTVLAIAVTSTALGTLMPILKQRGLIGTKLGDAVMVHGAIGELGPVLAIALLLSARSTWASLVILVLFYAIALGIALTPKAVSFLLPWTKRAMQENAGATNQSVIRLVTLVLGTLMAVAAVFELDVVLGAFAAGFIARALVPEDLREMFEFGLNIVGYGVFIPVFFVTSGMKVNLDVVRENPALLAWMLPLILLTRGLPVFLRELSSKAGSGLTTWSERIQLGLYSATGLPIIVAVTSVATESNLLSEKTASLLVAGGALTVLVFPLAASLLPNPPSQSGEAGTADQAQGQAAHAQDQPQGDPQDGAQGAAGGVAKRDGQAGAQKRRPRVI
- a CDS encoding DUF1707 SHOCT-like domain-containing protein, encoding MDRPAFASRPQPAHDVGILLSDAERANAMSALGHAFSQGRLTIDEYDSRCQKIAQARTRGDVEKHFVDLPEDWRRVATASSAVSRLYTAEEITQARQRGSHPRLALMLLTSIGALGAMIASNQPLVLLIIPALWVILYVAKIGPAQWHAPSESAIRREQARRIRAETNLRLERDRAQRKEIRNELTNRLYGYTQELLDRRGK
- a CDS encoding (Fe-S)-binding protein is translated as MHPEALPDLPTTTTLVLGFLGVVLSLPAWALFARGAWRIWRLISSGAASPGRFTHPVRRVALMLLEVFGHTGMFAKPAVAIAHWCVMVGFLFGSIVWFEAYIQTFNPAGGWPWVSQLGAYHLAEEILAVVTVVGICLLIVVRLRAGHRQRSSRFSGSNATAARIIEAIVFTEGAGMLLVKASKIATFGHGSPWTDPVSMQLARLLPASPTLVSCFALLKLLVGMVFLIMVGHNLNWGVAWHRFLAFFTITLKRSDRGQKSLGPLPPMRNAAGDALTLETVADSDTLGVGTLTDAPWKMLLDSVTCTECGRCQELCPAWNTGKPLSPKLLMTSLRDVALDNERYLRDPALFAADTSEAGVDVLGLVGAGKAIEPDVLWACTNCGACVDQCPVDIEHIDHVANLRRFEVLSASQFPTELGGLFKNLEVKGNPWGRNSAERATWIEEARRDGIEVPVFGEDITDFTDTEYLFWVGCAGAFDDAGRATTRAVVELLHTAGVKFAVLSKGETCTGDPARRAGNEFLFQMLAAQNIETLDGVFEGVPQGQRKIITTCPHCFNTLRNEYPDFDGHFDVFHHTQLLNRLVREGLLTPVPRGPENRQPVTYHDPCFLGRHNKIFDPPRELLGATGIDLIEMDRTKNEAFCCGAGGARMFMEEKTGQRINEFRSQQALDTGATTVAVGCPFCNTMMTGGIKNLTDTPAQRPAVRDVATMLRDSILIDGALPTPRTKTFLELPIRPATHTANTSPTTPPRDEPTTPDSGNAGQATRDAEAAPAPGGAVPTPGGAVPTPGGAVPTPGGAVPTPGGAVPTPGGAVPTPGGAVPTPGGAVPTPGGAVPTPGNAVPKPGGAVPTPGSAVPTPGNAVPKPGGAVPKPGGAVPTPGGAVPTPGSAVPTPGSAVPTPGSAVPTPGSAVPTPGSAVPTPGNAVPKPGGAVPTPGGAVPTPGSAVPTPGSAVPTPGNAVPKPGGAVPTPGNAVPTPGNAVPTPGSAVPTPGGAVPKPGSAVPTPGSAVPTPGSAVPKPGSAVPTPGSAVPTPGNAVPKPGGAVPTPGNAVPTPGNAVPTPGSAVPTPGSAVPKPGSAVPTPGSAVPKPGSAVPTPGSAVPTPGNAVPKPGGAVPTPGNAVPTPGNAVPTPGSAVPTPGGAVPKPGSAVPTPGSAVPTPGSAVPKPGSAVPKPGNAVPKPGNAVPKPPMPPA